The DNA segment tgttgcagaaaggtatttagtttgtaactgtaatttcccatcatttgaaatcctctcaaaactggtaaaataattacttatatttggacaaatctcatcgtctttgccgttcggcagctgcaaaaagggcaaatataaaagattcagtataagtaatatttcactggtactgccagttagtaagttcatactctgaacaacacgtcagagaaatttgggcagatttgaccaattatgacgttgacagcattagattatattttttctttacacaaaaattgccgttaggtaacaaagcgaatacgccgataatccggagttcaccgattattgttccagttcacgcaatgtaatccagcaattaaactgcatagctattagctactgctgttatagggaagtggtagagtgtctgccttaggggtgagaggtcctgggttcgagtcccagttagagcttaactatttagattctgctaaagctaAGTTTTGCTGTtgatagactgttccagatgttctaaatttttagcacacagtatcatggatcagtatttagcaatccagatcaaagttgaatgttaaatcaaatgcacccaattagaaaatattgactatattatgtccctttgatgtttatgctctccatgttcaagaagagttacatttccttgatcacaaaattttcgttatcatgaaaatattaaatgctcataactccgcacttctggttaaaatattgtctatatttctgtttttgagaaatatatggacatttctcttcatttcaaagctttttaacttcaaacctataattttaaaaacttaggtactatctctaaataacaaaacacaaaatgaatcaataaagtcacttataaaccgactgctacttaaatcagtgtaggtaaagttgttgttacaacattatacatgttcgttacgttttgagataaagtttatcttgaactgcataatccattaactacgtttacatgatattgcatttacaacttatttgaccccatttttttacgtgaatgacagcattctcgtgcaactcgtgcaaacagagttatgaaaagtatggtggagaattcaaggacaaattataaatgacattaaagtgaggataactgtatattcgtccagttttgatcattcattgacattcctgctgtgtattaagtaacttttgtgaacaagattagaatgttgcttttgcacatatacacattgattggacctctcaaccaaatttcataccttattttagggatttttaagacagtagattttcaaaagtttgttgaatgtgttttgatatttaagtgcattgcggttcatgaataccaagttaaaaattaataatggcaacatttctaggcctttattgtaagccactagacttctgtaatgataaatgtttaatgtattaaggggaatatactcttttagttttgtaatgtggcattccttgaccaccgtatcttttcttatgcactactttgtaaacaaactaaataatgtgttttagctcacatatgccaaatgaaaagcaagacagtgaacttatttcacattctttctttaaattagaatctgtaggacattgataaatgtttggacaaagtgaagcactattattttcgcaccaaaaagttttaattgttgactttgaatgtacacaagaagtcttatgtaattcaacaataactttcttgtttcagtttttctcatttttattttagtgagcaatcctttgtgtacttataacagttgaaacagtattcatttcatttaccaaaaccgtgtacttttttgcagataaattttataataccccacccactttttttctaatttcaaagtatgcgtccccttaacagaAAGTGATATTCATTCTCAATTGTATTCATGTTGCACCTTGTATCTGTCTATACTTCTATGCCTCCCTTCTTCTATAAGTAATCTGTGTGCTGACCATCTGAATCTAGACAATGTATTTCTATAATTAGCGTTTTTAACACATGACAAATACTTTTCTACTTGAAACTCGGTTTTAAACATACAATATGTTTCAAGTTTAGGTAAGTTTCTAAGGtctgtaaacattttgtttttgcgcGTACGACACTGATATATTATTCCATAAATATGAAAATCCTGTATCGTCTTATAGCTTTCTAATATTTTTAGACCACTTATTCGTATAATTACCGTTTTCATCGCGTAAATTGAATAATCTATacacaacagacagacagacagacagacaggttTTATTGGCGACTTGTATTGTACATTGTCTATAACACaaaagttacataaataatatCCACGTGAAATTACACATAAACTTCATTAATAGTATCAACGTGCAGTTATAAACGGTTTGAATAAGacataatataaatatgaatggaaaatgaataagTAATTGTATAAACCTATATAAACATTGAATATGGATATTCGATGAAgatgaacaaatttaaatttcaacatttagaaCATTAGAAAGTGTACATAATTACATAATGCTTCTTTAACAAATAAAGCTAAATTAATATGTTCGGTTCTGTTGGTTATAGTAAACAATAGGATATATTTAAAAGCTGATGGTCTATCATGATATAATCTATTGACATATGTCAATATTTTCGTCTTAAATCGGAATAATAAGGACATGTACATATAAAGTGATGCTCGTCTTCTAAATCATTTGTATTAAAACTAAACAACGTCGTTCAGGTCTGGGTATACTATTACCACTCATATCTACCAGTTTGTATTCGTTACAGATGCACAGACATAACTAGTCTACACAAATATCATCTCACTGTGCTATTTTTATTATTGCTAAGAATCGTGGCCGGCAGTTAGAGGTTTCGTGGTATTTCCCATCGAAATCTTTGAATGAACGacgattttaacaattttcactgcttcaattgaaaacaaaattatttgaccacCTTCAAGTAGATTTTTTCTGTAACGATATTTAATTGTTCTACGGAAagtaactttaaatatatttttatactatTAAATGTTTCAAAGTGACTTCTGTGTCTCTTTGATTGTGCGAATCGTTGACCTTCAGTCACTTGCCCCTAACTGAAGTGGGTTCGAAACCTTGATTTCATCCTATGAGGACGCCATCTAGCTGGCTTCAGGAATGTAGGCGGTTctacccaacaaaaacaaaaacaaaacagaaatgacTTGTGTCTTacatctgatttttttctgaacagATTGTTACAGTATAAAACACAGTGAAAAGGTATAATGTATTTTTGCTAATTTCTCAATCAAAAATGTAGTGTAACTCAACATTTTCATACAATACATTTTACATAGTAAACAATTCATTGACTACAATTGTTTTAAGCGAATATAAAAAGATAACTTAATAACATTTCTGTTCACGGGGAAATGATTTGCTTGCTCACCAAGTGGCAGACatttgtaaaaatcttcttgtgtaaatGGCTTTCAAGGATAagtattcaaaattaaataaacatttaaactaCAACCGAACTtctattttgatgaaattattgtattttttgtaCTAACAGGGAATAATTGCTGTTACAAACAACGCCCCAACGCATAGATCTTAGAAAATAGGACGCCGCCCCATAGACAAAAGGCTTTCAAAATGTTATATTGTAAAAAAGTTCCCTATGACGTGGATGTTATTTGTTGCCTATAAcctaatatattttcatttgtattatttatttacggCGTACCTATGAGTTTTCACGTCGTATTTTGTTTTCGCAATAAACCAATCCAATATAGtaatatcaaaaatatgattatAGCAAATAAGCCTTCTCCTATATTAAGATAGTTAAAATACATGGGAGAGACATTCTCCATCAACACACCGATGTACAAAGGATCAATAAAAAACCCAAGGGctccaacaaaaagaaaaaatccgCCCATTTTACCACTGATTTTAAGGGCGTTTTCCTGTGTCCAGACTATAAATGTTGGAAATATGACTGAAATACCAAAACCAGCCAATGGTACCATAATCCAAACGACGGCGTCAATTAAGAAATATGAAGCAATACACATACCACATGAAGCTATGATTACCATGCCAAGAAAAGAAATCAGCAAATAGCTGGGAACTAAAAACCGTGATATGAAAATACCAGCAAATCTACCAATGCCGTAAAAAGCCCATAGCAATGATATCAGGTGTGCCCCCTTTGATTTTCCCCAGTTTAACTGCATCTGAACAAACGGCATTATAAAAGACTGGTATTTGCATTCTACTGTTGAGTACGATACCACAGAAACTCCtaaaacaacaatgaaaataaatctttgtgTGCGCGTAAAGTTCACACGTGACATTCCTAAATCGGTTGAAGGAGAAACTCTTTGCTCTTGGATCGGTTTGGAATATGGCGGGATTTTATCATAACCTTGCCTATACAATAGAATATAATGCAGTCCAGAAAAGGAAGTAAGCAGTCCTGTAATAACAAAGGCAATGTGAACTTTTGTTTCCCCGTACAATACAGCGTCATCAACGGGTTTCAAGCCCAAAAAGTCTGTGGTGGTATTTTCACTTCTGTCATCGGAGGAATATGTGACATTCTCGAACGTTATGTTTTCTGTTGATGGTATGTGTATTCTTGGTGCAAGGAAGAGGCTTGTTACTAAGGGTGATATAATTCCACCCAAAGCATAAGTGAAGTGTAATGCCTGCATGTACTGTCTCCCTTCTGTTCCCCAACAGGAAGCTACCTTGGCGTTACCACCTGATAAAATATGTAACatactttattatatacctatataaattctttaaaaaatcggCTTATAATTCACAATTAGATATgaaaaggcagaaaaaaatccgtattgtaccttttaaattccgtattgtaccttttgtattgtatgctgccggactactttcattaatacttcacttagtttcattttaatatcgataaacattgaagatttcgttcaataacaaatcaacaaacaaaaaggtagaagtatataataaaactaGATCTGGGATTTGTATTCGGCCCTCGTGGATTCTGCAAGGTCGGATCACGCTCGGCACTTGATTTCATTATACCGAAACTTTTCTTTGGGATGATATAGATTTGTCCCTGTTTGCCTGACTGTCCGTCAGAcacataactccaaaagtatttgaaaaacGTTATTATTActtgaatattattcaacatcagttgtgcatctgggtcaaagtgctcaagatgagctaaTGTGGTCGTCAGTCGTTGCCGTCCATTGTATACAATTTCACTTTTAACACACTAGATGTCACAATTCTATCCCAACAGGGTCAGAATGCTTATCCATATGGATACTGGGTGAATTTCAAAACTTGCTCATTTCAGGTGAAAATCAAGGTCACTAAGTCAAAGCACAGGAAAATACTATTAACACTCTATGGACTATATTTTCTGCCTACCTTATCTATATGAAATACGGTTGTGAAATATAACTCAAATTTGAAACTGTGTTTTCTGAGGTTAAAAACAATGCCActatgccaaatcaagaaaaaaaaacgttgttaacactttagaagctGTTTGTTCTACCTAATTTTCATAAAACCTTGCCATGTGAAAAAGT comes from the Mercenaria mercenaria strain notata chromosome 9, MADL_Memer_1, whole genome shotgun sequence genome and includes:
- the LOC123546633 gene encoding sodium-dependent glucose transporter 1A-like; translated protein: MDKRTEVTNVQQLNNGPESIDVNSTPSVLSKRVKGYLTFENECHRKNFIQSCCVYFNFILLGWTYGQLGTAFPDLQLILNTNVEQTSLVFTMNSVGYMAGSVGIGFVYDRVSHLKLLGVLSVVNGVTSIVLPWCKLFGLFLAVRFIDGFLCGGRDAGGNAKVASCWGTEGRQYMQALHFTYALGGIISPLVTSLFLAPRIHIPSTENITFENVTYSSDDRSENTTTDFLGLKPVDDAVLYGETKVHIAFVITGLLTSFSGLHYILLYRQGYDKIPPYSKPIQEQRVSPSTDLGMSRVNFTRTQRFIFIVVLGVSVVSYSTVECKYQSFIMPFVQMQLNWGKSKGAHLISLLWAFYGIGRFAGIFISRFLVPSYLLISFLGMVIIASCGMCIASYFLIDAVVWIMVPLAGFGISVIFPTFIVWTQENALKISGKMGGFFLFVGALGFFIDPLYIGVLMENVSPMYFNYLNIGEGLFAIIIFLILLYWIGLLRKQNTT